The following are encoded together in the Nocardioides okcheonensis genome:
- a CDS encoding helix-turn-helix domain-containing protein, protein MDDDGVLRNVGPRLRQLRLEREATLTDLAEETGISVSTLSRLESGQRKPTLELLLPLARAHRVALDELVDAPETGDPRVRSKPMVRHGRTFISLTRRPGGLQSFKMVMPVDDVPAPTLRTHEGYEWLYVLSGRVRLVLGTRDLTLEPGEVVEFDTRTPHWIGNPGPTPAEVLAIFGPQGERMHVRS, encoded by the coding sequence ATGGACGACGACGGCGTGCTGCGCAACGTGGGCCCGCGGCTGCGCCAGCTGCGGCTGGAGCGGGAGGCGACCCTGACCGACCTCGCCGAGGAGACCGGCATCTCGGTCAGCACGCTCTCGCGCCTGGAGTCCGGGCAGCGCAAGCCGACCCTCGAGCTGCTGCTGCCGCTGGCGCGAGCCCACCGGGTCGCCCTCGACGAGCTCGTCGACGCCCCGGAGACCGGCGACCCGCGGGTGCGCTCGAAGCCGATGGTGCGCCACGGGCGCACCTTCATCTCGCTGACCCGGCGACCCGGCGGCCTGCAGTCGTTCAAGATGGTGATGCCGGTCGACGACGTGCCGGCGCCCACCCTGCGCACCCACGAGGGCTACGAGTGGCTCTACGTCCTGAGCGGGCGCGTCCGGCTCGTCCTCGGCACCCGCGACCTGACCCTCGAGCCGGGGGAGGTCGTCGAGTTCGACACCCGCACGCCCCACTGGATCGGCAACCCCGGCCCGACCCCGGCCGAGGTCCTGGCGATCTTCGGGCCGCAGGGCGAGCGGATGCACGTCCGGTCCTGA